A window of the Myxocyprinus asiaticus isolate MX2 ecotype Aquarium Trade chromosome 11, UBuf_Myxa_2, whole genome shotgun sequence genome harbors these coding sequences:
- the LOC127448227 gene encoding R3H domain-containing protein 1-like isoform X3 yields the protein MRMSDTVSVQESGESMRALNENNTTTANDDIITPQSCRQKQHDGDENCNDDRSAIQRQKPGESSKRPKSKTKLKLVRSLAVCEEPSPSTVTTQLPQDQQDEAQIKLSQMFDTEETLLTTNEDNEDKSAIKLDNLEKMPCKMLSRDSSQEYTDSTGIDLHEFLVNTLRNNPRDRMMLLKLEQDILDFISHNESQRRKFPPMTSYHRMLLHRVAAYFGLDHNIDQTGKCVVIDKTSNTRIPDQKFSEHIKDDKTDDFQKRCILKRDSSTDKDDIAMRMQLGYDRRSKSIEEREEEYQRARERIFADGLDAFQLDKRIQEVCNNIQQRRQIFRLQDSRSGSSRQSSSENEGKYSEPRPWSSTDSDSSNRILKPAMTKASSFSGIPVLMRGDSSSSCKSVGRLSKTGSDCSSVGSSTGSLCRPQPPAPVLTPLSYPAVSTSSSIPYELPVPTANGSCYLLSLEAAGIPPGSVLLCPHTGQPFVNPDGSAVLYNPVTPLDSSTQPSLPPPPPVHHQHQTANHIIAQPLWSVQTSALPVQHSTASYPPQILSVSPNQHYTVPQDNLSGQFSHMTLVRQPSGDARDAHTVVYPSPVTLQSPTPLPQQQAGYMVPSPRQTVPTSAFPATATVNQPIIQPQQSYMHPQMAACYCSSSQYSVCGHQYRPAGSVQYSNTHSQTIPPSSHTPAQQTGYQTVMSNQQSYQNVLQQPPNQPLINSPHSSMMLQCPSVPSYQVSMPPAVQQPVMSSAQVPASNIQVYYSIIPPSQHNNSSSSVGFLPPAGAEQMPFPRTSPHCSSQQIPAQQCSSVPPAPPAGGVVMMQLAQWKHNKHYSSEHTQLCSSSSSPPPDPTGVKNSRPLHALPIMPQFSRSFVCGQGDARCPLLGQTLQYSARMPPPTLTSHQSSVGIRHAGRGRRPHRKALSTDLSGWAVCWR from the exons ATGAGGATGTCTGATACGGTGAGTGTGCAAGAGAGCGGTGAGTCCATGAGAGCACTAAATGAAAACAACACGACTACAGCCAACGATGACATCATCACGCCACAGAGCTGCAGGCAAAAACAGCATGATGGAGATGAAAACTGCAATGATGACAGAAGTGCCATACAG CGACAAAAACCCGGAGAGAGCTCTAAACGGCCAAAG tctaaaacaaaattaaagcTAGTTCGGAGTCTGGCCGTGTGTGAAGAACCGTCTCCTTCCACTGTTACCACACAACTGCCTCAAGATCAGCAG GATGAAGCTCAGATTAAACTGTCTCAGATGTTTGACACAGAGGAGACGCTTCTTACTACAAATGAGGATAATGAGGACAAAAGTGCCATCAAGCTGGACAACCTGGAGAAGATGCCGTGCAAGATGCTGTCTAGAG ACTCCAGTCAAGAGTACACAGACTCCACCGGCATTGACCTGCATGAGTTCCTGGTGAACACACTGAGGAACAACCCCAG AGACAGAATGATGCTGCTGAAGCTGGAACAAGACATCCTCGACTTCATCAGTCACAACGA GAGTCAGAGAAGGAAGTTTCCTCCCATGACATCGTATCACAGAATGCTTCTACACAGAGTCGCTGCGTACTTCGGCTTGGATCATAACATCGACCAGACCGGCAAATGTGTCGTCATCGACAAAACCAGCAATACaagaat ACCAGATCAGAAGTTCTCTGAACACATCAAAGACGACAAAACCGATGACTTTCAGAAGCGCTGCATCTTAAAAAGGGACTCCAGCACAGACAAAGACGACATTGCG ATGCGAATGCAACTCGGATACGACAGGAGAAGCAAGTCGATCGAGGAGCGAGAGGAAGAATATCAGAGAGCACGAGAGAGGATCTTTGCTGAT GGTTTAGATGCGTTCCAGCTTGATAAAAG GATTCAGGAGGTGTGTAACAACATACAGCAAAGACGACAGATCTTCAG GTTGCAGGACAGTCGATCAGGAAGCAGCCGTCAGAGCAGCTCAGAGAACGAGGGCAAGTATTCAGAGCCACGGCCGTGGAGCAGCACGGATTCTGACAGCTCCAACCGCATTCTGAAGCCTGCCATGACCAAAGCCAGCAGCTTCAGTGGGATTCCGGTGCTGATGCGAGGAGACAGTTCCAGCAGCTGTAAGAGTGTGGGACGCCTCTCAAAGACGG GTTCTGACTGTAGTAGTGTCGGTTCCTCTACGGGTTCACTGTGTCGACCGCAGCCGCCCGCGCCGGTTCTAACTCCTCTGAGCTATCCTGCTGTCAGCACTAGCAGCAGCATTCCCTACGAGCTGCCAGTCCCCACGGCTAACGGCAGCTGCTATCTGCTTTCTCTGGAAGCCGCGGGGATTCCGCCGGGCAGCGTGCTGCTCTGCCCGCATACAG GTCAGCCGTTTGTAAATCCTGACGGCAGTGCTGTATTGTATAACCCCGTGACCCCGCTGGACTCGAGTACACAACCGTCTTTACCGCCCCCTCCACCTGTTCATCACCAGCACCAGACAGCCAATCACATCATAGCACAG CCTCTCTGGTCTGTTCAGACGTCTGCTCTTCCCGTCCAGCACTCGACAGCGTCTTACCCACCACAGATCCTCTCAGTGTCTCCTAATCAACACTATACTGTG ccACAGGATAATCTAAGTGGTCAGTTTAGTCACATGACTCTGGTGCGGCAGCCCTCAGGGGATGCTCGTGATGCTCACACCGTTGTTTACCCCTCACCTGTGACACTCCAAAGCCCCACGCCACTGCCACAGCAGCAGGCTGGTTACATGGTGCCCTCGCCCAGACAGACTGTACCCACATCTGCATTTCCTGCGACAGCCACAGTCAACCAGCCCATCATACAGCCGCAGCAGAGCTACATGCATCCGcag atGGCAGCGTGTTATTGCTCATCCAGTCAGTACTCTGTGTGTGGGCATCAGTATCGTCCGGCGGGCAGCGTACAGTACAGCAACACTCACAGTCAAACGATACCCCCATCATCACACACACCTGCCCAGCAGACAG GTTATCAAACTGTAATGTCAAATCAACAGAGTTATCAGAACGTCCTCCAGCAGCCTCCGAATCAACCACTGATCAACAGTCCACACAGCAGTATGATGCTGCAGTGCCCATCAGTGCCCTCGTATCAG GTGTCGATGCCTCCAGCAGTGCAGCAGCCTGTAATGAGCTCTGCGCAGGTGCCTGCATCCAACATACAGGTGTATTACAGTATTATACCACCCAGCCAGCACAACAACAGCAG CTCATCGGTGGGGTTTTTACCCCCTGCTGGGGCAGAACAGATGCCGTTCCCCCGCACGTCACCCCACTGCAGCTCGCAACAGATTCCCGCTCAGCAGTGCTCAA GTGTGCCGCCTGCTCCTCCTGCTGGTGGTGTGGTGATGATGCAGCTGGCACAGtggaaacacaataaacactacAGCTCAGAACACACACAA CTGTGCAGCTCGTCCTCCTCCCCACCCCCCGACCCGACCGGTGTGAAGAACAGCCGCCCGCTCCACGCTCTTCCCATCATGCCTCAGTTCTCCAGATCATTCGTCTGTGGACAGG GTGACGCGCGGTGTCCTCTGCTGGGTCAGACGCTGCAGTACAGCGCTCGCATGCCACCGCCCACACTGACCAGTCATCAG AGTTCTGTGGGAATACGTCACGCCGGTCGAGGCAGAAGGCCGCACAGGAAAGCGCTCTCTACAGATCTCAGT GGATGGGCCGTATGTTGGAGGTGA
- the LOC127448227 gene encoding R3H domain-containing protein 1-like isoform X4, with protein MRMSDTVSVQESGESMRALNENNTTTANDDIITPQSCRQKQHDGDENCNDDRSAIQRQKPGESSKRPKSKTKLKLVRSLAVCEEPSPSTVTTQLPQDQQDEAQIKLSQMFDTEETLLTTNEDNEDKSAIKLDNLEKMPCKMLSRDSSQEYTDSTGIDLHEFLVNTLRNNPRDRMMLLKLEQDILDFISHNESQRRKFPPMTSYHRMLLHRVAAYFGLDHNIDQTGKCVVIDKTSNTRIPDQKFSEHIKDDKTDDFQKRCILKRDSSTDKDDIAMRMQLGYDRRSKSIEEREEEYQRARERIFADGLDAFQLDKRIQEVCNNIQQRRQIFRLQDSRSGSSRQSSSENEGKYSEPRPWSSTDSDSSNRILKPAMTKASSFSGIPVLMRGDSSSSCKSVGRLSKTGSDCSSVGSSTGSLCRPQPPAPVLTPLSYPAVSTSSSIPYELPVPTANGSCYLLSLEAAGIPPGSVLLCPHTGQPFVNPDGSAVLYNPVTPLDSSTQPSLPPPPPVHHQHQTANHIIAQPLWSVQTSALPVQHSTASYPPQILSVSPNQHYTVPQDNLSGQFSHMTLVRQPSGDARDAHTVVYPSPVTLQSPTPLPQQQAGYMVPSPRQTVPTSAFPATATVNQPIIQPQQSYMHPQMAACYCSSSQYSVCGHQYRPAGSVQYSNTHSQTIPPSSHTPAQQTGYQTVMSNQQSYQNVLQQPPNQPLINSPHSSMMLQCPSVPSYQLIGGVFTPCWGRTDAVPPHVTPLQLATDSRSAVLKCAACSSCWWCGDDAAGTVETQ; from the exons ATGAGGATGTCTGATACGGTGAGTGTGCAAGAGAGCGGTGAGTCCATGAGAGCACTAAATGAAAACAACACGACTACAGCCAACGATGACATCATCACGCCACAGAGCTGCAGGCAAAAACAGCATGATGGAGATGAAAACTGCAATGATGACAGAAGTGCCATACAG CGACAAAAACCCGGAGAGAGCTCTAAACGGCCAAAG tctaaaacaaaattaaagcTAGTTCGGAGTCTGGCCGTGTGTGAAGAACCGTCTCCTTCCACTGTTACCACACAACTGCCTCAAGATCAGCAG GATGAAGCTCAGATTAAACTGTCTCAGATGTTTGACACAGAGGAGACGCTTCTTACTACAAATGAGGATAATGAGGACAAAAGTGCCATCAAGCTGGACAACCTGGAGAAGATGCCGTGCAAGATGCTGTCTAGAG ACTCCAGTCAAGAGTACACAGACTCCACCGGCATTGACCTGCATGAGTTCCTGGTGAACACACTGAGGAACAACCCCAG AGACAGAATGATGCTGCTGAAGCTGGAACAAGACATCCTCGACTTCATCAGTCACAACGA GAGTCAGAGAAGGAAGTTTCCTCCCATGACATCGTATCACAGAATGCTTCTACACAGAGTCGCTGCGTACTTCGGCTTGGATCATAACATCGACCAGACCGGCAAATGTGTCGTCATCGACAAAACCAGCAATACaagaat ACCAGATCAGAAGTTCTCTGAACACATCAAAGACGACAAAACCGATGACTTTCAGAAGCGCTGCATCTTAAAAAGGGACTCCAGCACAGACAAAGACGACATTGCG ATGCGAATGCAACTCGGATACGACAGGAGAAGCAAGTCGATCGAGGAGCGAGAGGAAGAATATCAGAGAGCACGAGAGAGGATCTTTGCTGAT GGTTTAGATGCGTTCCAGCTTGATAAAAG GATTCAGGAGGTGTGTAACAACATACAGCAAAGACGACAGATCTTCAG GTTGCAGGACAGTCGATCAGGAAGCAGCCGTCAGAGCAGCTCAGAGAACGAGGGCAAGTATTCAGAGCCACGGCCGTGGAGCAGCACGGATTCTGACAGCTCCAACCGCATTCTGAAGCCTGCCATGACCAAAGCCAGCAGCTTCAGTGGGATTCCGGTGCTGATGCGAGGAGACAGTTCCAGCAGCTGTAAGAGTGTGGGACGCCTCTCAAAGACGG GTTCTGACTGTAGTAGTGTCGGTTCCTCTACGGGTTCACTGTGTCGACCGCAGCCGCCCGCGCCGGTTCTAACTCCTCTGAGCTATCCTGCTGTCAGCACTAGCAGCAGCATTCCCTACGAGCTGCCAGTCCCCACGGCTAACGGCAGCTGCTATCTGCTTTCTCTGGAAGCCGCGGGGATTCCGCCGGGCAGCGTGCTGCTCTGCCCGCATACAG GTCAGCCGTTTGTAAATCCTGACGGCAGTGCTGTATTGTATAACCCCGTGACCCCGCTGGACTCGAGTACACAACCGTCTTTACCGCCCCCTCCACCTGTTCATCACCAGCACCAGACAGCCAATCACATCATAGCACAG CCTCTCTGGTCTGTTCAGACGTCTGCTCTTCCCGTCCAGCACTCGACAGCGTCTTACCCACCACAGATCCTCTCAGTGTCTCCTAATCAACACTATACTGTG ccACAGGATAATCTAAGTGGTCAGTTTAGTCACATGACTCTGGTGCGGCAGCCCTCAGGGGATGCTCGTGATGCTCACACCGTTGTTTACCCCTCACCTGTGACACTCCAAAGCCCCACGCCACTGCCACAGCAGCAGGCTGGTTACATGGTGCCCTCGCCCAGACAGACTGTACCCACATCTGCATTTCCTGCGACAGCCACAGTCAACCAGCCCATCATACAGCCGCAGCAGAGCTACATGCATCCGcag atGGCAGCGTGTTATTGCTCATCCAGTCAGTACTCTGTGTGTGGGCATCAGTATCGTCCGGCGGGCAGCGTACAGTACAGCAACACTCACAGTCAAACGATACCCCCATCATCACACACACCTGCCCAGCAGACAG GTTATCAAACTGTAATGTCAAATCAACAGAGTTATCAGAACGTCCTCCAGCAGCCTCCGAATCAACCACTGATCAACAGTCCACACAGCAGTATGATGCTGCAGTGCCCATCAGTGCCCTCGTATCAG CTCATCGGTGGGGTTTTTACCCCCTGCTGGGGCAGAACAGATGCCGTTCCCCCGCACGTCACCCCACTGCAGCTCGCAACAGATTCCCGCTCAGCAGTGCTCAA GTGTGCCGCCTGCTCCTCCTGCTGGTGGTGTGGTGATGATGCAGCTGGCACAGtggaaacacaataa
- the LOC127448227 gene encoding R3H domain-containing protein 1-like isoform X2, with amino-acid sequence MRMSDTVSVQESGESMRALNENNTTTANDDIITPQSCRQKQHDGDENCNDDRSAIQRQKPGESSKRPKSKTKLKLVRSLAVCEEPSPSTVTTQLPQDQQDEAQIKLSQMFDTEETLLTTNEDNEDKSAIKLDNLEKMPCKMLSRDSSQEYTDSTGIDLHEFLVNTLRNNPRDRMMLLKLEQDILDFISHNESQRRKFPPMTSYHRMLLHRVAAYFGLDHNIDQTGKCVVIDKTSNTRIPDQKFSEHIKDDKTDDFQKRCILKRDSSTDKDDIAMRMQLGYDRRSKSIEEREEEYQRARERIFADGLDAFQLDKRIQEVCNNIQQRRQIFRLQDSRSGSSRQSSSENEGKYSEPRPWSSTDSDSSNRILKPAMTKASSFSGIPVLMRGDSSSSCKSVGRLSKTGSDCSSVGSSTGSLCRPQPPAPVLTPLSYPAVSTSSSIPYELPVPTANGSCYLLSLEAAGIPPGSVLLCPHTGQPFVNPDGSAVLYNPVTPLDSSTQPSLPPPPPVHHQHQTANHIIAQPQDNLSGQFSHMTLVRQPSGDARDAHTVVYPSPVTLQSPTPLPQQQAGYMVPSPRQTVPTSAFPATATVNQPIIQPQQSYMHPQMAACYCSSSQYSVCGHQYRPAGSVQYSNTHSQTIPPSSHTPAQQTGYQTVMSNQQSYQNVLQQPPNQPLINSPHSSMMLQCPSVPSYQVSMPPAVQQPVMSSAQVPASNIQVYYSIIPPSQHNNSSSSVGFLPPAGAEQMPFPRTSPHCSSQQIPAQQCSSVPPAPPAGGVVMMQLAQWKHNKHYSSEHTQLCSSSSSPPPDPTGVKNSRPLHALPIMPQFSRSFVCGQGDARCPLLGQTLQYSARMPPPTLTSHQSSVGIRHAGRGRRPHRKALSTDLSVGEAGMGRMLEVRDRPTDTVTLLTDVCAAGASVTSPTTTKTNTATSDIILLTFPSTQASQNALLTHS; translated from the exons ATGAGGATGTCTGATACGGTGAGTGTGCAAGAGAGCGGTGAGTCCATGAGAGCACTAAATGAAAACAACACGACTACAGCCAACGATGACATCATCACGCCACAGAGCTGCAGGCAAAAACAGCATGATGGAGATGAAAACTGCAATGATGACAGAAGTGCCATACAG CGACAAAAACCCGGAGAGAGCTCTAAACGGCCAAAG tctaaaacaaaattaaagcTAGTTCGGAGTCTGGCCGTGTGTGAAGAACCGTCTCCTTCCACTGTTACCACACAACTGCCTCAAGATCAGCAG GATGAAGCTCAGATTAAACTGTCTCAGATGTTTGACACAGAGGAGACGCTTCTTACTACAAATGAGGATAATGAGGACAAAAGTGCCATCAAGCTGGACAACCTGGAGAAGATGCCGTGCAAGATGCTGTCTAGAG ACTCCAGTCAAGAGTACACAGACTCCACCGGCATTGACCTGCATGAGTTCCTGGTGAACACACTGAGGAACAACCCCAG AGACAGAATGATGCTGCTGAAGCTGGAACAAGACATCCTCGACTTCATCAGTCACAACGA GAGTCAGAGAAGGAAGTTTCCTCCCATGACATCGTATCACAGAATGCTTCTACACAGAGTCGCTGCGTACTTCGGCTTGGATCATAACATCGACCAGACCGGCAAATGTGTCGTCATCGACAAAACCAGCAATACaagaat ACCAGATCAGAAGTTCTCTGAACACATCAAAGACGACAAAACCGATGACTTTCAGAAGCGCTGCATCTTAAAAAGGGACTCCAGCACAGACAAAGACGACATTGCG ATGCGAATGCAACTCGGATACGACAGGAGAAGCAAGTCGATCGAGGAGCGAGAGGAAGAATATCAGAGAGCACGAGAGAGGATCTTTGCTGAT GGTTTAGATGCGTTCCAGCTTGATAAAAG GATTCAGGAGGTGTGTAACAACATACAGCAAAGACGACAGATCTTCAG GTTGCAGGACAGTCGATCAGGAAGCAGCCGTCAGAGCAGCTCAGAGAACGAGGGCAAGTATTCAGAGCCACGGCCGTGGAGCAGCACGGATTCTGACAGCTCCAACCGCATTCTGAAGCCTGCCATGACCAAAGCCAGCAGCTTCAGTGGGATTCCGGTGCTGATGCGAGGAGACAGTTCCAGCAGCTGTAAGAGTGTGGGACGCCTCTCAAAGACGG GTTCTGACTGTAGTAGTGTCGGTTCCTCTACGGGTTCACTGTGTCGACCGCAGCCGCCCGCGCCGGTTCTAACTCCTCTGAGCTATCCTGCTGTCAGCACTAGCAGCAGCATTCCCTACGAGCTGCCAGTCCCCACGGCTAACGGCAGCTGCTATCTGCTTTCTCTGGAAGCCGCGGGGATTCCGCCGGGCAGCGTGCTGCTCTGCCCGCATACAG GTCAGCCGTTTGTAAATCCTGACGGCAGTGCTGTATTGTATAACCCCGTGACCCCGCTGGACTCGAGTACACAACCGTCTTTACCGCCCCCTCCACCTGTTCATCACCAGCACCAGACAGCCAATCACATCATAGCACAG ccACAGGATAATCTAAGTGGTCAGTTTAGTCACATGACTCTGGTGCGGCAGCCCTCAGGGGATGCTCGTGATGCTCACACCGTTGTTTACCCCTCACCTGTGACACTCCAAAGCCCCACGCCACTGCCACAGCAGCAGGCTGGTTACATGGTGCCCTCGCCCAGACAGACTGTACCCACATCTGCATTTCCTGCGACAGCCACAGTCAACCAGCCCATCATACAGCCGCAGCAGAGCTACATGCATCCGcag atGGCAGCGTGTTATTGCTCATCCAGTCAGTACTCTGTGTGTGGGCATCAGTATCGTCCGGCGGGCAGCGTACAGTACAGCAACACTCACAGTCAAACGATACCCCCATCATCACACACACCTGCCCAGCAGACAG GTTATCAAACTGTAATGTCAAATCAACAGAGTTATCAGAACGTCCTCCAGCAGCCTCCGAATCAACCACTGATCAACAGTCCACACAGCAGTATGATGCTGCAGTGCCCATCAGTGCCCTCGTATCAG GTGTCGATGCCTCCAGCAGTGCAGCAGCCTGTAATGAGCTCTGCGCAGGTGCCTGCATCCAACATACAGGTGTATTACAGTATTATACCACCCAGCCAGCACAACAACAGCAG CTCATCGGTGGGGTTTTTACCCCCTGCTGGGGCAGAACAGATGCCGTTCCCCCGCACGTCACCCCACTGCAGCTCGCAACAGATTCCCGCTCAGCAGTGCTCAA GTGTGCCGCCTGCTCCTCCTGCTGGTGGTGTGGTGATGATGCAGCTGGCACAGtggaaacacaataaacactacAGCTCAGAACACACACAA CTGTGCAGCTCGTCCTCCTCCCCACCCCCCGACCCGACCGGTGTGAAGAACAGCCGCCCGCTCCACGCTCTTCCCATCATGCCTCAGTTCTCCAGATCATTCGTCTGTGGACAGG GTGACGCGCGGTGTCCTCTGCTGGGTCAGACGCTGCAGTACAGCGCTCGCATGCCACCGCCCACACTGACCAGTCATCAG AGTTCTGTGGGAATACGTCACGCCGGTCGAGGCAGAAGGCCGCACAGGAAAGCGCTCTCTACAGATCTCAGTGTAGGTGAAGCAG GGATGGGCCGTATGTTGGAGGTGAGGGATCGGCCCACAGACACCGTGACTCTGCTGACTGATGTGTGTGCGGCCGGAGCTTCAGTCACGAGTCCCACGACCACCAAGACAAATACTGCGACCTCTGACATCATCCTGCTGACGTTCCCCTCCACACAGGCGTCACAGAATGCCCTCCTGACTCATAGCTGA
- the LOC127448227 gene encoding R3H domain-containing protein 1-like isoform X1, which translates to MRMSDTVSVQESGESMRALNENNTTTANDDIITPQSCRQKQHDGDENCNDDRSAIQRQKPGESSKRPKSKTKLKLVRSLAVCEEPSPSTVTTQLPQDQQDEAQIKLSQMFDTEETLLTTNEDNEDKSAIKLDNLEKMPCKMLSRDSSQEYTDSTGIDLHEFLVNTLRNNPRDRMMLLKLEQDILDFISHNESQRRKFPPMTSYHRMLLHRVAAYFGLDHNIDQTGKCVVIDKTSNTRIPDQKFSEHIKDDKTDDFQKRCILKRDSSTDKDDIAMRMQLGYDRRSKSIEEREEEYQRARERIFADGLDAFQLDKRIQEVCNNIQQRRQIFRLQDSRSGSSRQSSSENEGKYSEPRPWSSTDSDSSNRILKPAMTKASSFSGIPVLMRGDSSSSCKSVGRLSKTGSDCSSVGSSTGSLCRPQPPAPVLTPLSYPAVSTSSSIPYELPVPTANGSCYLLSLEAAGIPPGSVLLCPHTGQPFVNPDGSAVLYNPVTPLDSSTQPSLPPPPPVHHQHQTANHIIAQPLWSVQTSALPVQHSTASYPPQILSVSPNQHYTVPQDNLSGQFSHMTLVRQPSGDARDAHTVVYPSPVTLQSPTPLPQQQAGYMVPSPRQTVPTSAFPATATVNQPIIQPQQSYMHPQMAACYCSSSQYSVCGHQYRPAGSVQYSNTHSQTIPPSSHTPAQQTGYQTVMSNQQSYQNVLQQPPNQPLINSPHSSMMLQCPSVPSYQVSMPPAVQQPVMSSAQVPASNIQVYYSIIPPSQHNNSSSSVGFLPPAGAEQMPFPRTSPHCSSQQIPAQQCSSVPPAPPAGGVVMMQLAQWKHNKHYSSEHTQLCSSSSSPPPDPTGVKNSRPLHALPIMPQFSRSFVCGQGDARCPLLGQTLQYSARMPPPTLTSHQSSVGIRHAGRGRRPHRKALSTDLSVGEAGMGRMLEVRDRPTDTVTLLTDVCAAGASVTSPTTTKTNTATSDIILLTFPSTQASQNALLTHS; encoded by the exons ATGAGGATGTCTGATACGGTGAGTGTGCAAGAGAGCGGTGAGTCCATGAGAGCACTAAATGAAAACAACACGACTACAGCCAACGATGACATCATCACGCCACAGAGCTGCAGGCAAAAACAGCATGATGGAGATGAAAACTGCAATGATGACAGAAGTGCCATACAG CGACAAAAACCCGGAGAGAGCTCTAAACGGCCAAAG tctaaaacaaaattaaagcTAGTTCGGAGTCTGGCCGTGTGTGAAGAACCGTCTCCTTCCACTGTTACCACACAACTGCCTCAAGATCAGCAG GATGAAGCTCAGATTAAACTGTCTCAGATGTTTGACACAGAGGAGACGCTTCTTACTACAAATGAGGATAATGAGGACAAAAGTGCCATCAAGCTGGACAACCTGGAGAAGATGCCGTGCAAGATGCTGTCTAGAG ACTCCAGTCAAGAGTACACAGACTCCACCGGCATTGACCTGCATGAGTTCCTGGTGAACACACTGAGGAACAACCCCAG AGACAGAATGATGCTGCTGAAGCTGGAACAAGACATCCTCGACTTCATCAGTCACAACGA GAGTCAGAGAAGGAAGTTTCCTCCCATGACATCGTATCACAGAATGCTTCTACACAGAGTCGCTGCGTACTTCGGCTTGGATCATAACATCGACCAGACCGGCAAATGTGTCGTCATCGACAAAACCAGCAATACaagaat ACCAGATCAGAAGTTCTCTGAACACATCAAAGACGACAAAACCGATGACTTTCAGAAGCGCTGCATCTTAAAAAGGGACTCCAGCACAGACAAAGACGACATTGCG ATGCGAATGCAACTCGGATACGACAGGAGAAGCAAGTCGATCGAGGAGCGAGAGGAAGAATATCAGAGAGCACGAGAGAGGATCTTTGCTGAT GGTTTAGATGCGTTCCAGCTTGATAAAAG GATTCAGGAGGTGTGTAACAACATACAGCAAAGACGACAGATCTTCAG GTTGCAGGACAGTCGATCAGGAAGCAGCCGTCAGAGCAGCTCAGAGAACGAGGGCAAGTATTCAGAGCCACGGCCGTGGAGCAGCACGGATTCTGACAGCTCCAACCGCATTCTGAAGCCTGCCATGACCAAAGCCAGCAGCTTCAGTGGGATTCCGGTGCTGATGCGAGGAGACAGTTCCAGCAGCTGTAAGAGTGTGGGACGCCTCTCAAAGACGG GTTCTGACTGTAGTAGTGTCGGTTCCTCTACGGGTTCACTGTGTCGACCGCAGCCGCCCGCGCCGGTTCTAACTCCTCTGAGCTATCCTGCTGTCAGCACTAGCAGCAGCATTCCCTACGAGCTGCCAGTCCCCACGGCTAACGGCAGCTGCTATCTGCTTTCTCTGGAAGCCGCGGGGATTCCGCCGGGCAGCGTGCTGCTCTGCCCGCATACAG GTCAGCCGTTTGTAAATCCTGACGGCAGTGCTGTATTGTATAACCCCGTGACCCCGCTGGACTCGAGTACACAACCGTCTTTACCGCCCCCTCCACCTGTTCATCACCAGCACCAGACAGCCAATCACATCATAGCACAG CCTCTCTGGTCTGTTCAGACGTCTGCTCTTCCCGTCCAGCACTCGACAGCGTCTTACCCACCACAGATCCTCTCAGTGTCTCCTAATCAACACTATACTGTG ccACAGGATAATCTAAGTGGTCAGTTTAGTCACATGACTCTGGTGCGGCAGCCCTCAGGGGATGCTCGTGATGCTCACACCGTTGTTTACCCCTCACCTGTGACACTCCAAAGCCCCACGCCACTGCCACAGCAGCAGGCTGGTTACATGGTGCCCTCGCCCAGACAGACTGTACCCACATCTGCATTTCCTGCGACAGCCACAGTCAACCAGCCCATCATACAGCCGCAGCAGAGCTACATGCATCCGcag atGGCAGCGTGTTATTGCTCATCCAGTCAGTACTCTGTGTGTGGGCATCAGTATCGTCCGGCGGGCAGCGTACAGTACAGCAACACTCACAGTCAAACGATACCCCCATCATCACACACACCTGCCCAGCAGACAG GTTATCAAACTGTAATGTCAAATCAACAGAGTTATCAGAACGTCCTCCAGCAGCCTCCGAATCAACCACTGATCAACAGTCCACACAGCAGTATGATGCTGCAGTGCCCATCAGTGCCCTCGTATCAG GTGTCGATGCCTCCAGCAGTGCAGCAGCCTGTAATGAGCTCTGCGCAGGTGCCTGCATCCAACATACAGGTGTATTACAGTATTATACCACCCAGCCAGCACAACAACAGCAG CTCATCGGTGGGGTTTTTACCCCCTGCTGGGGCAGAACAGATGCCGTTCCCCCGCACGTCACCCCACTGCAGCTCGCAACAGATTCCCGCTCAGCAGTGCTCAA GTGTGCCGCCTGCTCCTCCTGCTGGTGGTGTGGTGATGATGCAGCTGGCACAGtggaaacacaataaacactacAGCTCAGAACACACACAA CTGTGCAGCTCGTCCTCCTCCCCACCCCCCGACCCGACCGGTGTGAAGAACAGCCGCCCGCTCCACGCTCTTCCCATCATGCCTCAGTTCTCCAGATCATTCGTCTGTGGACAGG GTGACGCGCGGTGTCCTCTGCTGGGTCAGACGCTGCAGTACAGCGCTCGCATGCCACCGCCCACACTGACCAGTCATCAG AGTTCTGTGGGAATACGTCACGCCGGTCGAGGCAGAAGGCCGCACAGGAAAGCGCTCTCTACAGATCTCAGTGTAGGTGAAGCAG GGATGGGCCGTATGTTGGAGGTGAGGGATCGGCCCACAGACACCGTGACTCTGCTGACTGATGTGTGTGCGGCCGGAGCTTCAGTCACGAGTCCCACGACCACCAAGACAAATACTGCGACCTCTGACATCATCCTGCTGACGTTCCCCTCCACACAGGCGTCACAGAATGCCCTCCTGACTCATAGCTGA